The Glycine soja cultivar W05 chromosome 6, ASM419377v2, whole genome shotgun sequence genome has a window encoding:
- the LOC114414477 gene encoding uncharacterized protein LOC114414477, which produces MAVTETSTKSSLHTRCNSLPSTPNPLISQCEEHMQRLQDSAAISSISSSSSLSHKLNGLLDLHDCTYKLLQVPIKQQALARECSDKCVDDILEVSLRLLDICSTAKECQLISKESMQELHSVIQRRKGDETVFTKVGGKYLASRNKLKKTMKAIKSEFYTLSMLSVLTEAEEVTLRSLESLLLFIGDPKGQPKQSRWSAISKLMQPKRVACDSQESHTNEFDKVDEVLYSFLSHKPSSIEYLLSRIENLEMCIQDLEIGVEHLTRKLIRNRVSLLNIFNH; this is translated from the coding sequence ATGGCAGTTACTGAAACAAGCACAAAAAGCTCTCTTCACACTCGATGCAACAGCTTGCCCTCCACACCTAACCCACTCATATCACAATGTGAGGAGCATATGCAAAGATTGCAGGACTCTGCAGCCATTTCttcaatatcatcatcatcttcactaagccacAAACTTAACGGATTGTTGGATTTGCATGACTGCACTTATAAGTTGCTTCAAGTGCCAATTAAACAACAAGCCTTGGCACGAGAGTGCAGTGACAAATGCGTTGATGACATTCTAGAAGTGTCTCTGAGGCTCTTGGATATCTGCAGTACAGCTAAGGAGTGCCAATTGATATCAAAGGAAAGCATGCAGGAACTTCACTCTGTCATCCAAAGAAGGAAAGGTGATGAAACTGTTTTCACAAAAGTGGGTGGAAAATACTTGGCTTCCAGGAACAAGTTGAAGAAGACAATGAAAGCCATAAAAAGTGAGTTTTACACTTTGTCCATGCTTAGTGTTTTAACCGAAGCAGAAGAGGTCACATTGAGGTCATTAGaatctttgttgttgtttatcGGTGACCCCAAGGGACAACCAAAGCAGAGCAGATGGTCAGCAATCTCAAAACTGATGCAGCCTAAAAGAGTGGCTTGTGACTCTCAAGAATCACACACAAATGAATTTGACAAGGTGGATGAAGTTTTGTACTCTTTCCTCAGTCACAAGCCTTCATCTATTGAGTATCTTCTAAGCCGTATTGAAAATTTGGAGATGTGCATTCAGGATCTAGAAATAGGAGTTGAGCACCTCACAAGAAAACTAATTAGGAACAGAGTTTCCCTTCTCAACATATTCAATCACTAA